A section of the Veillonella criceti genome encodes:
- a CDS encoding flavodoxin family protein, whose product MITFINNYVVTGADTELISLYPLQYRGCVSCFYCKRKDKEHGTCIIRDDLSPVLEKKIKKADAVMLGKTMPSAFIYSMNVTEELSYQFNLRDSLKPFEMFAQTIFAKEPIKYYAYNTFQFDDYSKISHDDT is encoded by the coding sequence TTGATAACTTTCATAAATAATTATGTTGTAACAGGTGCTGACACTGAATTAATTTCTTTATACCCACTTCAATATCGTGGCTGTGTCAGCTGTTTTTACTGTAAACGAAAAGATAAAGAACATGGAACCTGTATCATTCGCGATGATTTAAGCCCCGTTTTAGAAAAAAAAATCAAAAAAGCCGATGCTGTTATGCTTGGTAAAACTATGCCATCTGCCTTTATCTATTCTATGAACGTGACCGAAGAACTTAGCTACCAATTTAATTTACGAGATAGTTTGAAACCATTTGAAATGTTTGCCCAAACTATTTTTGCTAAAGAACCAATTAAATATTATGCCTATAATACATTTCAGTTCGATGATTACAGTAAAATATCACATGACGATACTTAA
- the menB gene encoding 1,4-dihydroxy-2-naphthoyl-CoA synthase, with amino-acid sequence MSKFDWQVLDRGYEDVIYETYNGIAKITINRPEIRNAFRPKTVVELIDAFTIARDDTEVGVIILTGANHGGDVNKEAFCSGGDQSVRGNGGYVGEDRIPRLNVLDLQHLIRITPKPVIAMVNGYAIGGGHVLHIVCDLSIASDNAKFGQTGPRVGSFDAGYGAGYLARLVGHKKAREIWFLCRQYTAQEALDMGLVNTVVPFDQLEEETVKWCEEILQLSPMALRFLKASFNADTDGLAGLQQFGGDATLMFYTTDEAKEGRDAFKEKRKPDFKQFPKFP; translated from the coding sequence ATGAGCAAATTTGATTGGCAAGTACTCGATCGTGGTTATGAAGATGTTATTTATGAAACATATAATGGTATTGCTAAAATTACCATTAATCGACCTGAAATTCGTAATGCATTTCGTCCTAAAACAGTAGTGGAATTGATTGATGCATTTACAATTGCCCGTGACGACACAGAAGTAGGCGTTATTATTTTGACAGGCGCTAACCATGGTGGCGATGTTAATAAAGAAGCCTTTTGCTCCGGTGGTGACCAAAGTGTGCGCGGTAATGGTGGCTATGTTGGGGAAGATCGTATTCCTCGTTTAAACGTTCTTGATTTACAGCATTTAATTCGTATTACGCCAAAACCAGTTATTGCTATGGTTAATGGTTATGCTATTGGTGGTGGCCATGTACTTCACATCGTGTGTGACCTTTCCATTGCCTCTGATAATGCTAAATTTGGTCAGACTGGTCCGCGCGTAGGTTCTTTTGACGCAGGCTATGGAGCAGGCTATTTAGCTCGTTTAGTCGGTCATAAAAAAGCTCGTGAAATTTGGTTCTTATGTCGTCAATACACGGCCCAAGAAGCTCTCGATATGGGCCTTGTTAATACAGTAGTACCATTTGATCAATTAGAAGAAGAAACTGTGAAATGGTGTGAAGAAATTCTTCAATTATCGCCAATGGCGCTTCGTTTCTTAAAAGCATCTTTCAATGCTGATACCGACGGATTAGCAGGTTTACAGCAATTTGGTGGTGATGCAACGCTTATGTTCTATACTACGGATGAAGCTAAAGAAGGCCGTGATGCATTTAAAGAAAAACGTAAACCTGATTTCAAGCAATTCCCTAAATTCCCTTGA
- a CDS encoding VOC family protein has translation MHINRLDHLVITTQDLKSCLHFYGEILGMTVKENNGRYALHFGNQKFNIHTKKAEFLPAAQYPTYGSLDLCLVVDGTIEAVVKEITAKGYPIELGPVNRNGALGPMKSVYLRDGDGNLVELCCYE, from the coding sequence ATGCATATTAACAGATTAGATCACTTAGTAATTACTACACAAGATTTGAAATCATGTCTGCATTTTTATGGTGAAATTTTAGGTATGACTGTGAAAGAAAACAATGGCCGTTATGCTTTGCATTTTGGTAATCAAAAATTTAACATTCATACGAAAAAAGCAGAATTTTTACCAGCGGCCCAATATCCAACCTATGGAAGTTTGGACTTGTGCTTAGTTGTAGATGGCACTATTGAAGCAGTTGTAAAGGAGATTACAGCGAAGGGATATCCGATTGAACTAGGTCCTGTAAATAGAAATGGTGCGTTAGGACCTATGAAAAGCGTGTACCTGCGTGATGGTGATGGGAATTTAGTGGAATTGTGTTGTTATGAGTGA
- a CDS encoding chloride channel protein, with the protein MLERKIFGLVVLVGIFAGIVGILFTNLLHVIQHVMYSYSTADGYSFGMGVAQVSGLHRLGALLACGLVAGVGWFLIHRYGGKLVEVKTAVTDVTKEMPPITTLLHATLQIITVGMGSPLGREVAPREATSALITWVMRYVDVTKENKALLIACASGAGLAAVYNSPVSATIFVLETLLLTWNVRALSSAFIACGIATFIVRLGLGDTIQYDMPQPAIVGSFAEFAVILGIIIGIAVVFFDKTQAKLPKFNRQSPKIILLAVVAFGLVGVMAMYFPAILGNGKPGNQLTFAELVSWQYALGLFASKWIAVLLALAVGAYGGKITPSMMLGSTLALAMAVAWSAIVGPISIGLAAFLGAVVFLGLAQKMPLTSAIFMLELSRFSVELLFPIALAMGMGMLTQQWLKTRV; encoded by the coding sequence ATGCTAGAGCGTAAAATATTTGGTTTAGTTGTCTTAGTAGGCATATTTGCAGGGATAGTCGGAATTTTATTTACTAATTTATTACATGTCATACAACATGTAATGTATAGCTATAGTACGGCTGATGGTTATAGTTTTGGTATGGGGGTTGCTCAAGTGAGTGGCTTACATCGTTTAGGCGCACTACTAGCTTGTGGTTTAGTGGCTGGTGTAGGCTGGTTTTTGATACATCGCTATGGGGGCAAATTGGTAGAAGTGAAAACGGCGGTTACTGATGTAACTAAAGAAATGCCCCCTATAACTACCTTATTGCATGCTACCTTACAGATTATTACTGTAGGGATGGGCTCTCCTTTAGGACGAGAAGTGGCACCACGAGAGGCGACGTCAGCACTTATTACGTGGGTGATGCGCTATGTAGACGTGACAAAAGAGAATAAAGCCTTATTAATCGCCTGTGCTTCTGGGGCGGGCTTAGCGGCCGTATATAATTCGCCAGTGTCGGCTACTATTTTTGTTTTGGAAACGCTGTTATTGACGTGGAATGTGCGCGCGTTAAGCTCTGCCTTTATAGCTTGTGGTATCGCGACTTTTATAGTTCGTTTGGGGCTTGGTGATACGATTCAGTATGATATGCCACAACCAGCTATCGTTGGTTCGTTTGCAGAATTTGCTGTCATATTGGGGATTATAATTGGGATTGCGGTTGTTTTTTTTGATAAAACGCAGGCTAAATTACCTAAGTTTAATCGTCAAAGTCCTAAGATAATTCTTTTAGCTGTAGTAGCATTTGGTTTAGTGGGTGTTATGGCTATGTATTTTCCTGCTATTTTAGGCAATGGTAAGCCGGGGAATCAACTTACATTTGCAGAGTTAGTATCTTGGCAGTATGCGTTAGGTTTATTTGCTTCTAAATGGATAGCGGTATTGCTAGCTTTGGCTGTGGGGGCCTATGGTGGTAAAATTACCCCATCCATGATGTTAGGGAGTACCTTAGCGTTAGCGATGGCTGTAGCCTGGAGTGCAATAGTAGGACCTATTTCCATTGGTTTAGCTGCTTTTTTAGGGGCCGTTGTATTTCTGGGTTTGGCACAAAAAATGCCACTTACGTCAGCTATATTTATGTTAGAATTATCTCGGTTTTCCGTAGAGTTATTATTTCCTATCGCACTAGCCATGGGGATGGGTATGTTGACACAACAGTGGTTGAAAACACGAGTATAA
- the menD gene encoding 2-succinyl-5-enolpyruvyl-6-hydroxy-3-cyclohexene-1-carboxylic-acid synthase, with amino-acid sequence MNEYIAAAVDELYQLGARQVVFSGGSRSTTMAMLFMAHGQYKTYMNIDERSAAFFALGIAKRSQTPVVLVCTSGSAGAHYYPALIEAYYSRVPLIVLTADRPPEAQFIGAPQTMDQVKLFGSYVRYFETLSPQADDFIYPRQVMNRAYMAATDVVPGPVHINVPLREPLVPELSATHFEKGRQKVPFKKVLGQGQLTIEVCESLAKDLMGKRGIMVCGPLTGYESWSVNYRDSLLKLAQQLHMPIVADPLSPMRAIDDEIVIDSYDAFLSDSEWQAELTPEYILLVGQIPVSKRLQQFVKAQHEAICYQIDPGAMYRNGALTTNVVLQVDPMAWATQMVSVLDTVRQDMNPSTAPTYLKRWQRAQALMRKQLNKVATEPTLFEGRFVHSLQQCVTAGTNVVVSNSMPIRDFDYFWQRGTSSISVYGNRGINGIDGIESTALGIGAAYGEPTILVTGDLSFFHDMNGLVMGKTEGLNLVIVLFNNDGGGIFEYLPQKGVTHFEYLFGTPQGLTYSALADLMGIHYQVVTAYESFPSLLQEAQQEGGIHILEVKTNREVSRELHRKYTVSVYEA; translated from the coding sequence ATGAATGAATATATAGCAGCTGCTGTAGATGAACTGTACCAACTAGGAGCCCGTCAAGTGGTTTTTAGCGGTGGTTCAAGGTCAACGACCATGGCCATGCTGTTTATGGCTCATGGACAATACAAAACATATATGAATATTGATGAACGGTCAGCCGCTTTTTTTGCTTTAGGCATTGCAAAGCGTTCGCAAACACCAGTAGTTCTAGTGTGCACGTCTGGTTCAGCAGGGGCCCATTACTATCCAGCTCTTATTGAGGCGTATTATAGTCGTGTACCCTTGATTGTATTAACGGCCGATCGACCACCAGAAGCACAGTTTATAGGGGCTCCGCAGACGATGGATCAAGTTAAGCTTTTTGGGTCCTATGTGCGATATTTTGAAACGTTAAGTCCGCAGGCGGATGATTTTATATATCCGCGGCAAGTGATGAATCGGGCCTATATGGCAGCTACTGATGTAGTACCTGGTCCTGTTCATATTAACGTGCCATTGCGAGAACCGTTAGTACCTGAGTTGAGTGCTACACATTTTGAAAAGGGACGTCAAAAAGTACCCTTTAAAAAAGTATTAGGTCAAGGACAACTCACAATAGAGGTTTGCGAAAGTCTTGCTAAGGATCTTATGGGGAAACGTGGCATTATGGTATGTGGTCCGTTGACTGGCTATGAATCGTGGTCAGTTAATTATAGGGACAGTCTATTAAAATTAGCTCAGCAGTTACACATGCCTATTGTAGCGGATCCCTTATCGCCTATGCGGGCTATTGATGATGAAATTGTGATAGACAGCTATGATGCCTTTTTGAGTGATTCAGAGTGGCAAGCGGAACTGACTCCGGAGTATATTTTATTAGTGGGGCAAATTCCTGTATCAAAACGACTACAACAATTTGTAAAAGCGCAACATGAGGCTATTTGCTATCAGATAGATCCAGGGGCAATGTATCGTAATGGCGCATTGACGACGAATGTAGTACTTCAGGTCGATCCTATGGCCTGGGCTACTCAAATGGTGAGTGTATTAGATACGGTAAGACAAGACATGAATCCATCAACCGCGCCTACCTATCTAAAGCGTTGGCAACGGGCGCAAGCGTTAATGCGTAAGCAATTAAATAAAGTGGCTACCGAGCCTACTTTATTCGAGGGGCGTTTTGTCCATAGCTTACAGCAATGTGTTACTGCAGGCACAAATGTAGTAGTGTCTAATAGTATGCCAATTCGTGATTTTGATTATTTCTGGCAACGAGGCACGTCTTCGATTTCCGTATATGGAAATCGTGGGATTAATGGCATCGATGGTATAGAATCTACGGCTTTAGGGATTGGTGCTGCTTATGGTGAACCGACTATATTAGTTACTGGTGATTTATCCTTTTTTCATGATATGAATGGCCTTGTTATGGGGAAGACAGAAGGTCTAAATCTTGTTATAGTGCTCTTTAATAATGATGGTGGTGGTATTTTTGAATATTTGCCACAAAAAGGAGTAACTCATTTTGAGTATTTATTTGGAACGCCTCAAGGCCTTACATATAGTGCTTTGGCTGACCTTATGGGAATACATTATCAAGTCGTTACGGCGTACGAATCCTTTCCTAGTCTCTTACAAGAGGCGCAACAGGAGGGTGGCATCCATATATTAGAAGTGAAAACAAATCGTGAAGTTAGTCGTGAACTTCACAGAAAGTATACGGTAAGTGTGTATGAAGCATGA
- a CDS encoding ArsR/SmtB family transcription factor, translating into MDVSQAQVDVQQLADLFKVLGDSTRLRIVQQLLNKEMCVTDIAEAMGMGQSAISHQLRVLRQARLVTFRKEGKTALYSLNDDHVVVLLSQGIEHVSHQ; encoded by the coding sequence ATGGATGTAAGTCAAGCGCAAGTAGATGTGCAACAATTGGCTGATTTATTTAAAGTGTTGGGCGATTCAACACGGTTGCGTATTGTACAACAGTTATTGAATAAGGAGATGTGTGTGACTGATATTGCAGAAGCAATGGGCATGGGACAGTCTGCCATATCTCATCAGTTACGAGTGTTGCGCCAAGCGCGTTTAGTTACTTTCCGCAAAGAAGGTAAAACAGCTTTATATAGTTTAAATGATGACCATGTCGTGGTACTGTTAAGTCAAGGGATTGAACACGTTTCGCATCAGTAA
- the menH gene encoding 2-succinyl-6-hydroxy-2,4-cyclohexadiene-1-carboxylate synthase yields MKHEFDTDETRVYDQGERSEVEAVLEAADDVYINIDNVSYHVALRGEGMPLICLHGFAEAGDTWDKLTIPGFRLYCVDFLGHGVSDRSNDPVMYQLDTVLRHLYTLIHTLVGREPYGILGYSMGGRIALQYAAMYEPERLLFLLLESASPGIEDMKARQERAKADEALAHKIENHSIEWFEAMWSQLPIFETQKLISSAVQQTIKDRRLSNTPEVLAHTLRGTGQGQTVYVGHAISELPIEILYVSGELDTKYTDIGQMIFGVCENVSHVIVPNVGHNVHVEAPQAFNEIVNLFLSDYNDKKIS; encoded by the coding sequence ATGAAGCATGAATTTGATACAGACGAAACACGCGTATATGACCAAGGTGAACGGTCAGAAGTAGAAGCGGTATTAGAGGCTGCAGATGATGTGTACATTAACATTGATAATGTTTCTTATCATGTGGCATTGCGTGGTGAAGGTATGCCTTTAATCTGTCTTCATGGTTTTGCAGAAGCCGGTGATACATGGGATAAATTAACAATTCCTGGCTTTAGGCTGTATTGTGTTGATTTTTTAGGCCATGGTGTATCGGACCGTTCGAATGACCCTGTCATGTACCAGTTAGATACGGTGCTACGGCATTTATATACCTTGATTCATACATTGGTAGGGCGCGAACCCTATGGCATATTAGGGTATTCAATGGGTGGCCGCATAGCGTTACAATATGCGGCTATGTATGAGCCTGAACGATTGTTGTTTTTATTATTGGAATCGGCGTCGCCCGGTATAGAAGATATGAAGGCTCGTCAAGAACGGGCTAAGGCTGATGAAGCCTTAGCGCATAAAATAGAAAACCATTCGATTGAATGGTTTGAAGCCATGTGGTCTCAGTTGCCTATTTTTGAAACACAAAAATTAATATCTTCAGCGGTGCAACAGACGATTAAAGATCGCCGATTGAGTAATACGCCAGAGGTATTAGCACATACATTGCGTGGTACAGGGCAAGGCCAGACGGTCTATGTGGGCCATGCGATTTCGGAGTTACCAATAGAAATACTGTATGTGTCAGGCGAATTAGATACGAAATATACGGACATCGGTCAAATGATATTTGGGGTTTGTGAAAATGTATCTCATGTAATTGTACCTAATGTAGGTCATAATGTGCATGTAGAGGCACCTCAAGCGTTTAATGAGATTGTAAATCTATTTTTATCTGATTATAATGATAAAAAAATCAGTTAA
- the menC gene encoding o-succinylbenzoate synthase, which produces MKRTSLTTGNQNEIATNDSSITIAAIKLWHIALPLRFTFKTAQGSVTNRESLIVEVTTTTGYTSYGEVVAFTDPFYTAETLSDSKKILQTAWLPFFVGKTLAEPWDCYRLLISGASKHSSFALTEKSRLQYPMAWAGLENALLHAYYGERGISTMDTLVAGSKKQQIESGVVLGDMPIPELLQAVATHVKQGCRRIKLKLTPRDALKRVEAVRQAFPQITLAGDANCSFPVTQAEDLVALNAYNLKSLEEPFQVPQGQSGVAVYKDLPLTLRQAIKTPLCFDESVQSLADLVAMHKTGWLDLLNIKVGRLGGLRETLRCLSYCRREHIGFWIGSMVESGVSKYMHVQLAALADTWMAGDLSNMSRYFERDIITTPIEFKNGHMDVTFEAGLGTTVNRSLLQAYAIDCQEFNRE; this is translated from the coding sequence ATGAAGAGGACTAGCTTAACTACTGGTAATCAAAATGAAATAGCCACAAATGATTCGTCGATTACCATAGCGGCCATTAAGCTATGGCATATCGCCTTGCCCTTGCGTTTTACCTTTAAAACTGCACAGGGAAGTGTAACAAATCGAGAAAGTTTAATCGTGGAAGTGACAACCACCACAGGCTATACAAGCTATGGCGAAGTGGTGGCTTTCACTGACCCTTTTTATACGGCAGAAACGTTGTCCGACAGTAAAAAAATACTACAGACTGCGTGGCTGCCATTTTTTGTAGGTAAAACGCTGGCAGAGCCTTGGGACTGTTATCGTTTATTAATAAGCGGTGCTAGCAAGCATAGTTCATTTGCTTTGACTGAAAAGAGTCGTTTACAATATCCTATGGCTTGGGCAGGGCTAGAAAATGCATTACTCCATGCCTATTATGGGGAACGAGGTATATCGACCATGGATACCTTAGTGGCTGGTAGTAAAAAACAGCAGATTGAGTCTGGTGTTGTTCTTGGGGATATGCCAATTCCTGAGTTATTACAAGCCGTTGCTACTCATGTCAAGCAAGGTTGCAGGCGTATCAAATTAAAGCTGACACCTCGTGATGCGCTTAAGCGAGTAGAAGCCGTTCGACAAGCCTTTCCGCAGATTACATTAGCAGGCGATGCAAATTGTAGTTTTCCTGTAACTCAGGCTGAGGATCTTGTGGCTTTGAACGCATACAACCTGAAATCCTTGGAAGAACCCTTTCAGGTGCCTCAGGGACAGTCTGGGGTAGCTGTATACAAAGATTTACCCTTGACGCTACGTCAAGCAATCAAAACCCCTTTATGTTTTGATGAGAGTGTACAGTCTTTAGCTGATTTAGTAGCTATGCATAAAACAGGTTGGTTAGATTTGCTCAATATTAAAGTAGGGCGCTTAGGGGGGCTGCGTGAAACCTTACGCTGTTTATCCTATTGTCGTCGAGAGCATATTGGGTTTTGGATAGGCAGTATGGTAGAAAGTGGCGTTTCAAAATATATGCATGTACAGTTAGCGGCCTTGGCTGATACCTGGATGGCTGGGGACCTATCGAATATGAGTCGTTACTTTGAACGGGATATTATTACTACGCCTATTGAGTTTAAAAATGGGCATATGGATGTTACTTTTGAAGCGGGCTTGGGAACTACAGTTAATAGAAGTTTGTTACAGGCCTATGCGATAGATTGCCAAGAATTTAATAGAGAGTAA
- a CDS encoding PaaI family thioesterase, with the protein MNLVDQLQIQYVNLTDTGFESAMELSAFHAQPFGYLNGGATIAFCEAIAGMASNRMGQGAYVGVGQTVTAHHLQAMKAEGVLKATGTLLHGGKRNHVWEIVLTNEAGQRISQVTVVNALINMAKKD; encoded by the coding sequence ATGAATTTAGTAGATCAATTACAGATACAATATGTGAATTTGACAGATACAGGCTTTGAAAGTGCTATGGAACTGTCTGCGTTTCACGCACAGCCATTTGGTTATTTAAATGGTGGTGCCACGATTGCTTTTTGTGAAGCGATTGCAGGGATGGCAAGCAATCGTATGGGGCAGGGGGCGTATGTAGGTGTGGGGCAAACTGTAACGGCTCATCATTTACAAGCTATGAAAGCTGAAGGTGTACTAAAAGCAACAGGCACTTTATTGCATGGTGGAAAACGAAATCATGTATGGGAGATTGTATTGACTAATGAAGCGGGACAACGAATTTCACAGGTGACAGTCGTTAATGCCCTAATTAATATGGCAAAAAAAGATTGA
- the menE gene encoding o-succinylbenzoate--CoA ligase, translated as MRWLRERAQATPNQPFLDGYSYKTIYECTVLQAGFLESVVRDDARLGLCSENSVNMAITLFALWSLGKEIFLINPHLTVAEQEAQAQALGVKLIFASPTVQEKVETTCNGRFCRPHHSAVNEVAWRVWPKIPPMDEATRTRLVQSFEGLLVPPLMDQAIAAIMNTSATTGTVKSVPLRWGQIEAHVKASAKVLGVDSTDNWLVVLPMFHVSGLSIIMRTLYNGTAATIMSSFEEDRVVEAITSGQLTMVSLVPTVLQRIVDRITTHALRVVLLGGEFIPNALVDTCLAKNMPIFKTYGMTETFAQSATVNVLAHPAKRDAVGKPLPGVVIEVRNPDETGIGEIWLQSPMLMTGYLGRPPIVGFFNTDDMGYLDAEGYLYIVNRRQDIIISGGENIYPKELEDCLYRLDGVIECAVVPKADDRWGQVPILYYAGEAPVKAVKEHLANHLGRYKQPKAICRLAKLPRNNSGKIMRRTLIEEAADM; from the coding sequence ATGCGATGGTTACGCGAGCGGGCGCAAGCAACTCCCAATCAGCCCTTTCTTGATGGCTATTCTTATAAAACAATTTATGAATGTACCGTATTGCAAGCGGGCTTTTTAGAATCCGTCGTGCGTGACGATGCGCGCTTAGGTCTTTGTAGTGAAAATTCAGTCAACATGGCGATTACATTATTTGCTCTTTGGTCGCTAGGCAAGGAAATCTTTTTAATCAATCCTCATTTAACGGTGGCAGAGCAAGAAGCACAGGCGCAGGCCTTAGGTGTCAAGTTGATTTTTGCATCCCCTACCGTACAAGAGAAGGTAGAGACTACATGTAATGGCCGTTTTTGTCGTCCTCATCATAGTGCAGTGAATGAAGTAGCTTGGCGTGTTTGGCCTAAGATTCCTCCTATGGACGAAGCAACAAGGACTCGTTTGGTCCAAAGTTTTGAAGGTTTATTAGTGCCTCCTTTAATGGACCAAGCCATTGCCGCTATTATGAATACGAGTGCGACTACAGGGACTGTAAAATCGGTTCCTTTGCGCTGGGGACAAATAGAAGCCCATGTAAAAGCATCTGCTAAAGTACTAGGCGTAGATTCTACCGATAATTGGCTGGTCGTATTACCTATGTTTCATGTATCAGGCTTATCTATTATTATGCGCACTTTGTATAATGGTACAGCCGCTACCATTATGTCCTCTTTTGAGGAAGACCGAGTAGTTGAGGCCATTACATCAGGGCAATTGACGATGGTGTCCTTAGTGCCCACCGTATTGCAACGCATTGTAGATCGTATTACGACACATGCTTTGCGTGTTGTACTATTAGGTGGCGAGTTTATTCCTAATGCCTTAGTGGACACTTGTCTTGCTAAGAATATGCCAATTTTTAAAACTTATGGCATGACGGAAACGTTTGCGCAAAGTGCTACGGTTAATGTATTGGCACATCCTGCAAAACGGGACGCTGTCGGTAAACCCTTGCCAGGTGTAGTCATTGAAGTACGCAATCCTGATGAAACAGGGATTGGGGAGATTTGGTTACAATCCCCTATGCTAATGACAGGTTATTTGGGGCGGCCACCTATTGTAGGCTTTTTTAATACGGATGATATGGGCTATTTGGATGCAGAAGGGTATTTGTATATTGTAAATCGCCGACAAGATATTATTATTTCTGGTGGTGAAAATATTTATCCCAAAGAGTTGGAAGATTGTTTATATCGGTTAGATGGTGTTATAGAATGTGCCGTTGTGCCAAAAGCCGATGACCGGTGGGGACAAGTGCCTATTCTATATTATGCTGGCGAGGCCCCCGTTAAGGCCGTAAAAGAACATTTAGCAAATCATCTAGGTCGTTATAAACAACCTAAGGCAATTTGTCGTTTGGCTAAATTGCCACGGAATAATTCTGGCAAAATAATGCGCCGCACTTTGATTGAAGAAGCGGCTGATATGTAA
- a CDS encoding isochorismate synthase yields the protein MKYTIFPTEVTNPLAVWQQFEGSERVYWHDTQVNRVIVAAGRVKRITEAELPEYPWAWYSQSFFDTMNDSTWQDMGNELVVFTYYYVKEEGKAYWVTADSIAPVITETVVPHIKHTYEMVTTGDYPAWERLFEGIQKSIQSGEVKKVVASRKVAFHSDRPFQVTSIIHNLVEQNQGAFIFAYAKGEAVFLGASPEVLVRKRGQDFMSYALAGTLKKDDIQDGGERLLTDAKNLREHQIVIDRIRQTMLTLCDKVDVQDTHIMELPNLYHLRTLLYGHDTNDSILTMAKALHPTPAMGGEPREKALQVLKTYEPYERGLYASPVGWVCGNTPLFREAGDGLLIVGIRSALIHGQDLYAYAGCGVVAESDCEAEYTETATKLQTILKAL from the coding sequence ATGAAATATACAATTTTTCCAACAGAGGTAACCAATCCTTTAGCTGTATGGCAACAGTTTGAAGGGTCAGAGCGCGTATACTGGCATGATACGCAGGTCAATCGTGTGATTGTGGCGGCTGGTCGGGTGAAACGAATTACAGAAGCCGAATTACCCGAGTACCCTTGGGCTTGGTATAGTCAAAGTTTTTTTGATACGATGAATGATTCTACTTGGCAGGATATGGGGAATGAGCTAGTAGTATTTACTTATTACTATGTGAAAGAAGAAGGCAAGGCGTATTGGGTGACCGCAGATAGTATAGCACCGGTTATAACAGAGACAGTCGTGCCTCACATAAAACATACATATGAAATGGTAACCACTGGTGATTACCCTGCTTGGGAACGTTTATTTGAAGGCATTCAAAAGTCGATTCAGAGCGGTGAAGTCAAAAAGGTTGTAGCGTCTCGCAAAGTGGCCTTTCATAGTGATAGGCCTTTCCAGGTAACTTCTATTATTCATAATTTAGTTGAACAGAATCAAGGAGCCTTTATTTTTGCGTATGCAAAAGGTGAGGCTGTCTTTTTAGGGGCTTCGCCAGAAGTATTGGTTCGTAAACGCGGTCAGGACTTTATGAGTTATGCTCTAGCGGGGACGCTTAAAAAAGATGATATTCAAGATGGTGGTGAACGATTACTTACGGATGCTAAGAATTTACGTGAACACCAGATTGTCATTGATCGGATTCGCCAAACTATGCTTACTTTATGTGATAAGGTAGACGTACAGGATACGCATATTATGGAATTACCTAATTTGTATCATTTGCGCACGTTGTTATATGGTCATGATACAAACGATTCCATCTTAACGATGGCCAAAGCATTGCATCCAACGCCAGCTATGGGTGGTGAACCTAGAGAAAAAGCCTTACAAGTATTAAAAACGTATGAGCCCTATGAACGGGGGTTATATGCTTCGCCCGTAGGCTGGGTATGTGGCAATACACCTTTATTTCGTGAAGCAGGGGATGGCTTATTAATTGTAGGTATTCGCTCTGCGTTAATTCATGGCCAGGATTTATATGCCTATGCTGGCTGTGGTGTAGTAGCTGAGTCAGATTGTGAAGCGGAATATACAGAAACCGCGACTAAATTACAAACCATTTTAAAAGCATTATAA